A part of Fundulus heteroclitus isolate FHET01 chromosome 23, MU-UCD_Fhet_4.1, whole genome shotgun sequence genomic DNA contains:
- the hrh2a gene encoding histamine receptor H2a isoform X1 — protein MLSKVMLGVILSLLILLTVGGNVLVCLAVCASRRLRCLTNCFIVSLAVTDLLLGLLVLPFSALLQLSDEWPLGPVFCNFYISMDVMLCTASILTLLAISVDRYMAVTMPLRYTSLVLPWRVAVALVSVWTVSVAVSFLPIQMGWNTVNGTVQNHGPWASERRCRFELNRPYVLTDSLLTFYLPLLAMCWTYLQILRIARAQAKRIISTRPICITSYNCRNSPSTSTTLASGVTAVALRDHKATLTLAAVIGAFVVCWLPYFILFTVLGLKEHPDPGIVPEFPIVLWLGYANSALNPVIYGALNRDFRSAYAHLLRCRLHAQSGWRSQQSSPTFTTARKQLTEVTLLCGHTSATCTAAVTAQNVMLEEMSSIGAAPTTHSTNGTATTDYSTWLIQSKGEPRTSTTQDLISKNQ, from the exons ATGTTGTCAAAAGTGATGCTGGGTGTCATCCTGTCCCTCCTCATCCTGCTGACTGTGGGTGGTAATGTGCTGGTGTGTCTAGCTGTCTGCGCCTCACGACGCCTCCGCTGCCTCACTAACTGCTTCATTGTGTCGCTGGCGGTGACAGACCTCCTGCTCGGCCTCTTGGTCCTCCCGTTCTCCGCCCTCCTCCAGCTCAGCGACGAGTGGCCACTCGGCCCCGTCTTCTGCAACTTCTACATCTCCATGGATGTCATGCTGTGCACGGCCTCTATACTGACGCTGCTGGCTATAAGCGTGGACCGCTACATGGCGGTGACCATGCCTCTGAGGTACACCTCCCTGGTGTTGCCATGGAGAGTTGCTGTGGCCCTGGTGAGCGTCTGGACGGTTTCAGTGGCCGTGTCTTTCTTGCCAATTCAAATGGGATGGAACACGGTTAACGGGACGGTGCAGAATCACGGGCCGTGGGCGTCCGAGAGGAGATGTCGCTTCGAACTGAACCGGCCTTATGTACTCACAGACTCTCTTCTCACCTTCTATCTGCCTCTGTTGGCTATGTGCTGGACCTACCTTCAGATACTCCGCATAGCTCGGGCGCAGGCCAAGCGTATCATCAGCACCCGGCCTATTTGCATCACCAGCTACAACTGCAGGAACAGCCCCTCCACCAGTACGACTCTGGCGTCTGGTGTTACAGCCGTGGCACTGCGAGACCACAAAGCCACACTGACATTGGCAGCTGTGATCGGGGCTTTTGTTGTCTGCTGGTTGCCTTATTTCATATTATTCACAGTGCTGGGTCTAAAGGAGCATCCAGACCCCGGCATAGTACCAGAATTTCCTATTGTTTTGTGGTTGGGGTACGCCAACTCAGCCCTCAACCCTGTCATCTACGGAGCCCTGAACAGGGACTTCCGGTCAGCCTATGCCCATCTACTGAGATGTCGGCTCCATGCTCAGAGTGGCTGGAGAAGTCAGCAATCTTCTCCCACTTTTACCACAG CAAGAAAGCAGCTCACAGAGGTGACGCTGCTGTGTGGTCACACCTCTGCCACCTGCACAGCGGCAGTGACAGCTCAAAACGTCATGCTCGAAGAAATGAGCAGCATAGGAGCCGCTCCAACCACTCACTCCACAAATGGGACGGCTACCACAGAT taTTCAACATGGCTAATCCAGAGCAAAGGAGAACCCAGGACCTCAACAACTCAAGACCTCATCAGTAAGAATCAATAA
- the hrh2a gene encoding histamine receptor H2a isoform X2: MLSKVMLGVILSLLILLTVGGNVLVCLAVCASRRLRCLTNCFIVSLAVTDLLLGLLVLPFSALLQLSDEWPLGPVFCNFYISMDVMLCTASILTLLAISVDRYMAVTMPLRYTSLVLPWRVAVALVSVWTVSVAVSFLPIQMGWNTVNGTVQNHGPWASERRCRFELNRPYVLTDSLLTFYLPLLAMCWTYLQILRIARAQAKRIISTRPICITSYNCRNSPSTSTTLASGVTAVALRDHKATLTLAAVIGAFVVCWLPYFILFTVLGLKEHPDPGIVPEFPIVLWLGYANSALNPVIYGALNRDFRSAYAHLLRCRLHAQSGWRSQQSSPTFTTARKQLTEVTLLCGHTSATCTAAVTAQNVMLEEMSSIGAAPTTHSTNGTATTDVSGIHGIQHG; the protein is encoded by the exons ATGTTGTCAAAAGTGATGCTGGGTGTCATCCTGTCCCTCCTCATCCTGCTGACTGTGGGTGGTAATGTGCTGGTGTGTCTAGCTGTCTGCGCCTCACGACGCCTCCGCTGCCTCACTAACTGCTTCATTGTGTCGCTGGCGGTGACAGACCTCCTGCTCGGCCTCTTGGTCCTCCCGTTCTCCGCCCTCCTCCAGCTCAGCGACGAGTGGCCACTCGGCCCCGTCTTCTGCAACTTCTACATCTCCATGGATGTCATGCTGTGCACGGCCTCTATACTGACGCTGCTGGCTATAAGCGTGGACCGCTACATGGCGGTGACCATGCCTCTGAGGTACACCTCCCTGGTGTTGCCATGGAGAGTTGCTGTGGCCCTGGTGAGCGTCTGGACGGTTTCAGTGGCCGTGTCTTTCTTGCCAATTCAAATGGGATGGAACACGGTTAACGGGACGGTGCAGAATCACGGGCCGTGGGCGTCCGAGAGGAGATGTCGCTTCGAACTGAACCGGCCTTATGTACTCACAGACTCTCTTCTCACCTTCTATCTGCCTCTGTTGGCTATGTGCTGGACCTACCTTCAGATACTCCGCATAGCTCGGGCGCAGGCCAAGCGTATCATCAGCACCCGGCCTATTTGCATCACCAGCTACAACTGCAGGAACAGCCCCTCCACCAGTACGACTCTGGCGTCTGGTGTTACAGCCGTGGCACTGCGAGACCACAAAGCCACACTGACATTGGCAGCTGTGATCGGGGCTTTTGTTGTCTGCTGGTTGCCTTATTTCATATTATTCACAGTGCTGGGTCTAAAGGAGCATCCAGACCCCGGCATAGTACCAGAATTTCCTATTGTTTTGTGGTTGGGGTACGCCAACTCAGCCCTCAACCCTGTCATCTACGGAGCCCTGAACAGGGACTTCCGGTCAGCCTATGCCCATCTACTGAGATGTCGGCTCCATGCTCAGAGTGGCTGGAGAAGTCAGCAATCTTCTCCCACTTTTACCACAG CAAGAAAGCAGCTCACAGAGGTGACGCTGCTGTGTGGTCACACCTCTGCCACCTGCACAGCGGCAGTGACAGCTCAAAACGTCATGCTCGAAGAAATGAGCAGCATAGGAGCCGCTCCAACCACTCACTCCACAAATGGGACGGCTACCACAGATGTCAGTGGCATTCACGG taTTCAACATGGCTAA